One segment of Nocardia farcinica DNA contains the following:
- the nrdE gene encoding class 1b ribonucleoside-diphosphate reductase subunit alpha, which yields MLNLYGPDGKIQFDKDREAARQYFLQHVNQNTVFFHNLDEKLDYLVEENYYEPEVLDRYSRAFVKSLFQQAYDKKFRFPTFLGAFKYYTSYTLKTFDGKRYLERFEDRVCMVALTLAAGDEELARKLVDEIIDGRFQPATPTFLNSGKKQRGEPVSCFLLRIEDNMESIGRSINSALQLSKRGGGVALLLSNIREHGAPIKKIENQSSGVIPIMKLLEDSFSYANQLGARQGAGAVYLHAHHPDIYRFLDTKRENADEKIRIKTLSLGVVIPDITFELAKKNEDMYLFSPYDVERIYGKPFADIDVTEKYYEMVDDKRIRKSKIKAREFFQTIAELQFESGYPYIMFEDTVNRANPIAGKITHSNLCSEILQVSTPSEFNDDLSYAKVGKDISCNLGSLNIAKAMDSPDFAQTIEVAIRALTAVSDQTHITSVPSIEQGNQQSHAIGLGQMNLHGYLARERIHYGSDEGIDFTNMYFYTVVYHALRASNRLAIERGTYFGGFPESKYASGEYFDKYTEQVWEPKTERVRQLFADAGVRIPTQDDWRELKASVMEHGIYNQNLQAVPPTGSISYINHSTSSIHPVASKIEIRKEGKIGRVYYPAPYMTNDNLEYYQDAYEIGYEKIIDTYAAATQHVDQGLSLTLFFKDTATTRDLNKAQIYAWRKGIKTLYYIRLRQMALEGTEVEGCVSCML from the coding sequence ATGCTGAACCTGTACGGCCCCGACGGCAAGATCCAGTTCGACAAGGATCGCGAGGCGGCGCGCCAGTACTTCCTGCAGCACGTCAACCAGAACACGGTCTTCTTCCACAATCTCGACGAGAAGCTGGACTACCTGGTCGAGGAGAACTACTACGAGCCCGAGGTGCTCGACCGGTACAGCCGCGCGTTCGTCAAGAGCCTGTTCCAGCAGGCCTACGACAAGAAGTTCCGGTTCCCCACCTTCCTCGGCGCGTTCAAGTACTACACCTCGTACACGCTCAAGACCTTCGACGGCAAGCGCTACCTGGAGCGCTTCGAGGACCGCGTGTGCATGGTGGCGCTGACGCTGGCCGCCGGTGACGAGGAGCTGGCCCGCAAGCTCGTCGACGAGATCATCGACGGTCGCTTCCAGCCTGCCACGCCCACCTTCCTCAACTCGGGCAAGAAGCAGCGCGGCGAGCCGGTGTCGTGCTTCCTGCTGCGCATCGAGGACAACATGGAGTCCATCGGGCGCTCCATCAACTCCGCCCTGCAGCTGTCCAAGCGCGGCGGCGGTGTGGCACTGCTGCTGAGCAACATCCGCGAGCACGGCGCGCCGATCAAGAAGATCGAGAACCAGTCCTCCGGCGTCATCCCCATCATGAAGCTGCTCGAGGACTCCTTCTCCTACGCCAACCAGCTCGGCGCGCGGCAGGGCGCGGGCGCGGTGTACCTGCACGCGCACCACCCCGACATCTACCGCTTCCTGGACACCAAGCGGGAGAACGCCGACGAGAAGATCCGCATCAAGACCCTCTCGCTGGGCGTGGTGATCCCCGACATCACGTTCGAACTGGCGAAGAAGAACGAGGACATGTACCTGTTCTCGCCGTACGACGTGGAGCGGATCTACGGCAAGCCGTTCGCCGACATCGACGTCACCGAGAAGTACTACGAGATGGTCGACGACAAGCGCATCCGCAAGTCGAAGATCAAGGCGCGCGAGTTCTTCCAGACCATCGCCGAGCTGCAGTTCGAGTCGGGCTACCCGTACATCATGTTCGAGGACACGGTGAACCGGGCCAACCCGATCGCGGGCAAGATCACCCACTCCAACCTGTGCTCGGAGATCCTGCAGGTCTCCACGCCCTCGGAGTTCAACGACGATCTGTCCTACGCCAAGGTCGGCAAGGACATCTCCTGCAATCTGGGCTCGCTCAACATCGCCAAGGCGATGGACTCGCCGGATTTCGCGCAGACCATCGAGGTCGCGATCCGGGCGCTGACCGCGGTGTCGGACCAGACCCACATCACCTCGGTGCCCTCCATCGAGCAGGGCAACCAGCAGTCGCACGCCATCGGCCTCGGCCAGATGAACCTGCACGGCTACCTGGCCCGCGAGCGCATCCACTACGGCTCGGACGAGGGCATCGACTTCACCAACATGTACTTCTACACCGTGGTGTATCACGCGCTGCGGGCGTCGAACCGGCTCGCGATCGAGCGCGGCACCTACTTCGGCGGATTCCCCGAGTCCAAGTACGCCAGCGGCGAGTACTTCGACAAGTACACCGAGCAGGTGTGGGAGCCCAAGACCGAGCGGGTGCGGCAGCTGTTCGCCGACGCGGGTGTGCGCATCCCCACCCAGGACGACTGGCGTGAGCTGAAGGCCTCGGTGATGGAGCACGGCATCTACAACCAGAACCTGCAGGCCGTGCCGCCGACCGGCTCGATCTCCTACATCAACCACTCCACCAGTTCGATCCACCCGGTGGCGTCGAAGATCGAGATCCGCAAGGAAGGCAAGATCGGGCGCGTCTACTACCCGGCGCCCTACATGACCAACGACAACCTGGAGTACTACCAGGACGCCTACGAGATCGGCTACGAGAAGATCATCGACACCTACGCCGCGGCCACCCAGCACGTGGACCAGGGCCTGTCGCTGACGCTGTTCTTCAAGGACACCGCCACCACCCGCGACCTGAACAAGGCCCAGATCTACGCCTGGCGCAAGGGCATCAAGACCCTGTACTACATCCGCCTGCGGCAGATGGCGCTGGAGGGCACCGAAGTCGAGGGTTGCGTGAGCTGCATGCTCTGA
- a CDS encoding LLM class F420-dependent oxidoreductase codes for MRFGLFVPQGWRLDLVGIEVERHWDVMRGLARRADEHAEWESIWVYDHFHTVPEPTQEATHEAWTLMSAFAASTERVRLGQMCTAMSYRNPVYLAKVAATVDIVSGGRVEMGIGGGWYEHEWRAYGYGFPSAGERLARLDEGVQIFRQAWTTGEVHLSGKHYQVDGAIVRPLPLQDGGIPVWIAGGGEQKTLRIAAKYANYTNFAGEPDEFARKSEILRGHCAEVGTDFDAIVRSANYNAIIGADRAEVADRLAALRARLTGAVTAEVADGWVDRLFGTSLAVGTPEQVAENMSKVGLGYAILNFPESAYDTSGIELFEREVIPALR; via the coding sequence GTGCGTTTCGGATTGTTCGTCCCGCAGGGATGGCGGCTGGATCTGGTGGGGATCGAGGTCGAACGGCACTGGGACGTGATGCGGGGGCTGGCCCGGCGGGCCGACGAGCACGCGGAGTGGGAGTCGATCTGGGTCTACGATCACTTCCACACCGTGCCGGAGCCGACTCAGGAGGCCACGCACGAGGCGTGGACGCTGATGTCGGCGTTCGCGGCGAGCACCGAGCGGGTGCGGCTGGGACAGATGTGTACCGCGATGAGCTACCGCAACCCCGTCTATCTGGCGAAGGTGGCGGCCACCGTGGACATCGTCTCCGGTGGCCGGGTGGAGATGGGCATCGGCGGCGGCTGGTACGAGCACGAGTGGCGGGCCTACGGCTACGGCTTCCCGTCCGCGGGTGAGCGGCTGGCCCGGCTCGACGAGGGCGTGCAGATCTTCCGGCAGGCGTGGACCACCGGCGAGGTGCACCTGTCGGGCAAGCACTATCAGGTCGACGGCGCGATCGTGCGACCGCTCCCGCTGCAGGACGGCGGCATCCCGGTGTGGATCGCCGGCGGCGGCGAACAGAAGACGCTGCGGATCGCCGCGAAGTACGCGAACTACACCAACTTCGCCGGTGAGCCCGACGAATTCGCCCGCAAATCGGAGATCCTGCGCGGGCATTGCGCCGAGGTCGGCACCGATTTCGACGCCATCGTGCGCTCGGCCAACTACAACGCGATCATCGGCGCCGACCGGGCCGAGGTGGCGGACCGCCTCGCCGCCCTGCGCGCCCGCCTCACCGGAGCGGTCACCGCCGAGGTCGCCGACGGATGGGTCGATCGCCTCTTCGGCACCAGCCTCGCCGTCGGCACCCCCGAGCAGGTCGCCGAGAACATGAGCAAGGTCGGCCTGGGCTACGCCATCCTCAACTTCCCCGAATCCGCCTACGACACCTCGGGCATCGAACTCTTCGAACGCGAGGTGATCCCCGCCCTGCGCTGA
- a CDS encoding dihydrofolate reductase family protein: protein MTRIVADISMSLDGFVTGPDPGPDNGLGTGGEPLHTWAFSDDPEDRRMLSEGTARSGAVVLGRNLFDVVDAPGGWNDEVGYGAAEVGTPAFVVVTSAPPTSVRLAHLDWTFVTTGLSDAVAAARARATAASAERGEDLDVVLMGGGTLIGSALAAGLVDVLSLHLAPVLLGAGTPLFTDGPPRTLRQRSVTPTSTATHLRYDVG from the coding sequence ATGACTCGTATCGTCGCCGACATCTCGATGTCCCTCGACGGCTTCGTCACCGGCCCCGACCCAGGCCCGGACAACGGCCTCGGTACCGGCGGCGAGCCGCTACACACCTGGGCGTTCTCCGACGACCCCGAGGACCGCCGCATGCTCAGCGAGGGGACGGCCCGCTCCGGGGCCGTCGTCCTCGGCCGCAACCTGTTCGACGTGGTGGACGCGCCCGGCGGCTGGAACGACGAGGTCGGCTACGGCGCGGCCGAGGTCGGCACGCCCGCGTTCGTGGTCGTGACCAGCGCACCGCCGACCTCGGTGCGGCTGGCGCACCTCGACTGGACCTTCGTCACCACCGGCCTGTCCGACGCGGTCGCCGCCGCGCGCGCCCGCGCGACGGCGGCCTCGGCCGAACGCGGCGAGGACCTCGACGTCGTGCTCATGGGCGGCGGCACCCTCATCGGGTCCGCGCTCGCCGCGGGTCTGGTGGACGTGCTGTCCCTGCACCTCGCCCCGGTCCTGCTCGGCGCCGGAACCCCGCTGTTCACCGACGGTCCACCCCGCACCCTGCGGCAACGCAGCGTCACCCCGACCTCGACCGCCACCCACCTCCGCTACGACGTCGGCTGA
- a CDS encoding alpha/beta fold hydrolase encodes MSDEFTVRVDGATIPVVRAGRGRPLVLCPGLCTTRAGLSALIGVLRRDHEVYSFDLRGHGVSGAADRYTVAGFLADVTAVLTRVRGRSAVAPVLVGYSLGADLVVHYASDHPGAAAELVLLDGANPVPEPFVTDDDLPEFRAMFEDVAAWTASVADTPHRVLLTAADILAVNREVDAMRAAILPRFARIECPVRMVMSTAMAGDDGDDRARRRIRNWRAGIERLVREHPHIRTRWLTAGHDLVHTRAEIHRCRRGPGDRSHADHR; translated from the coding sequence ATGAGCGACGAGTTCACCGTCCGGGTCGACGGCGCCACCATCCCCGTCGTCCGCGCCGGTCGCGGACGACCACTGGTCCTGTGCCCGGGCCTGTGTACCACGCGGGCCGGGCTGTCCGCGCTGATCGGCGTGCTGCGGCGCGACCACGAGGTCTACTCCTTCGACCTGCGCGGGCACGGCGTCTCCGGTGCCGCCGACCGGTACACCGTCGCCGGGTTCCTGGCCGATGTCACCGCCGTGCTCACGCGGGTGCGCGGCCGCTCGGCGGTGGCGCCGGTGCTCGTCGGGTACTCGCTCGGGGCCGACCTGGTGGTGCACTATGCGTCCGATCATCCCGGCGCCGCCGCCGAACTGGTGTTGCTGGACGGGGCGAATCCGGTCCCCGAGCCGTTCGTCACCGACGACGACCTGCCCGAGTTCCGTGCGATGTTCGAGGACGTGGCGGCCTGGACCGCGAGCGTCGCGGACACACCGCACCGGGTACTGCTCACCGCCGCGGACATCCTCGCCGTCAATCGGGAGGTCGACGCGATGCGCGCGGCGATCCTGCCCCGCTTCGCGCGGATCGAGTGCCCGGTCCGGATGGTCATGTCGACCGCGATGGCCGGTGACGACGGCGACGACCGCGCCCGACGGCGAATTCGGAACTGGCGGGCCGGGATCGAGCGCCTGGTCCGCGAACACCCGCACATCCGCACCCGGTGGCTGACGGCCGGTCACGACCTGGTGCACACCCGGGCCGAGATTCATCGCTGCCGCCGAGGGCCGGGAGACCGGTCCCATGCTGACCATCGGTGA
- the mgtE gene encoding magnesium transporter, whose product MSQIDLIEARPVPAESLPEFVADHRVDAALDWLDNHPPHLIADQLARMDAVQAGVAFRLLDKDQALAVFEELEPVDQQQILQGLRDQSFRELVEGMAPDDRARMLREAPAKVAKKVLAGLSPRERRMTASLLGYPEGSAGQYMTPEVVALPSDLTVAEALATVRAKGAHAETVYTLPVVDSGRRLTGIVELRELVLARPETMVSELVVTEPAFARATDSAEKAARLMRETNDINLPVVDSENRLVGLLTIDDAVEVIEAADSEDVARQAGSAPWEGHYMAAGVFQLARYRALWLMLLLFAATLTVSVTDFFQATLEQAAHLALFIPLLIGAGGNAGAQAATACVRALAVGEVRVSDLFKVIWRECRVGLVLGSLLASAGLAIAALFVGPRIAVVVAITLVLICGWAATIGGTMPLLAKKLRIDPAVVSAPMVTTLVDATGLVIYFTTAKLVLGI is encoded by the coding sequence ATGTCGCAGATCGATCTCATCGAAGCACGCCCGGTTCCGGCCGAATCGCTGCCGGAATTCGTCGCCGACCACCGCGTCGATGCCGCACTGGACTGGCTGGACAACCATCCGCCGCACCTGATCGCCGACCAACTCGCCCGCATGGACGCCGTCCAGGCAGGCGTGGCGTTCCGGCTGCTGGACAAGGATCAGGCGCTGGCGGTGTTCGAGGAACTCGAACCGGTCGACCAGCAGCAGATCCTGCAGGGCTTGCGGGATCAGAGTTTCCGCGAGCTGGTGGAAGGGATGGCGCCCGACGACCGCGCCCGCATGCTGCGCGAGGCGCCGGCCAAGGTCGCCAAGAAGGTGCTGGCCGGGCTCAGCCCGCGGGAACGGCGGATGACGGCGAGTTTGCTGGGGTACCCGGAAGGTTCGGCCGGGCAGTACATGACTCCCGAGGTGGTCGCGCTGCCCAGCGATCTCACCGTCGCCGAGGCGCTGGCGACCGTGCGGGCCAAGGGCGCGCACGCCGAGACCGTGTACACGCTGCCGGTGGTCGACTCGGGCCGGCGGCTGACCGGCATCGTGGAGCTGCGGGAACTCGTGCTGGCCCGGCCGGAGACGATGGTGTCCGAACTCGTCGTCACCGAACCGGCGTTCGCGCGCGCCACCGACTCCGCCGAGAAGGCGGCGCGGTTGATGCGCGAGACCAACGACATCAACCTGCCGGTGGTGGACAGCGAGAACCGCCTGGTCGGCCTGCTCACCATCGACGACGCGGTCGAGGTGATCGAGGCCGCCGACAGTGAAGACGTTGCGCGGCAAGCGGGTTCGGCGCCGTGGGAGGGTCATTACATGGCCGCCGGGGTGTTCCAGCTGGCCCGTTATCGTGCGCTGTGGTTGATGCTGCTGCTGTTCGCGGCGACGTTGACGGTGAGCGTCACCGACTTCTTCCAGGCCACCCTGGAACAGGCCGCCCACCTGGCGCTGTTCATCCCGCTGCTGATCGGCGCGGGCGGCAACGCGGGCGCGCAGGCGGCGACGGCCTGTGTGCGCGCGCTGGCGGTGGGCGAGGTCCGGGTGTCTGATCTGTTCAAGGTGATCTGGCGGGAGTGCCGGGTCGGGTTGGTGCTGGGGTCACTGCTGGCCTCGGCAGGCCTGGCGATCGCGGCCCTGTTCGTCGGCCCGCGCATCGCCGTGGTCGTCGCGATCACGCTGGTGCTGATCTGCGGCTGGGCGGCCACCATCGGCGGCACCATGCCGCTGCTGGCCAAGAAGCTCCGCATCGACCCCGCCGTCGTCTCGGCCCCGATGGTGACCACCCTGGTCGACGCGACCGGCCTGGTCATCTACTTCACCACCGCCAAACTGGTACTGGGGATCTGA